A section of the Gallus gallus isolate bGalGal1 chromosome 4, bGalGal1.mat.broiler.GRCg7b, whole genome shotgun sequence genome encodes:
- the CYP4V2 gene encoding cytochrome P450 family 4 subfamily V member 2, translating to MAMEITLGSMEGTQLLPWVAGAITLLLTVVTVHFLPSLLNYWWWWWVMKPIPGIRPCYPFVGNALLLERNGEGFFKQLQQYADEFRKMPMFKLWLGPLPVTVLFHPDSVEVILSSSKHIKKSFLYTFLHPWLGTGLLTSTGDKWRSRRKMITPTFHFAILNDFLEVMNEQGGILLEKLEKHVDKEPFNIFTDITLCALDIICETAMGKNLGAQDNKDSEYVRAVYRMSDLIQQRQKSPWLWHDLMYLLFKEGREHEQNLKILHGFTDTVIAEKVAELENTKLTKHDTDVNTEEESGSKKREAFLDMLLNATDDEGKKLSYKDIREEVDTFMFEGHDTTAAAMNWVLYLLGHHPEAQKKVHQELDEVFGNTERPVTVDDLKKLRYLECVVKEALRLFPSVPMFARSLQEDCYISGYKLPKGTNVLVLTYVLHRDPEIFPEPDEFRPERFFPENSKGRHPYAYVPFSAGPRNCIGQRFAQMEEKTLLALILRRFWVDCSQKPEELGLSGELILRPNNGIWVQLKRRPKTVTE from the exons ATGGCAATGGAGATCACGCTAGGATCCATGGAGGGaacacagctgctgccctgggtGGCTGGAGCCATCACCCTGCTGCTGACGGTGGTGACTGTACACTTCCTACCCTCTTTGCTGAACtactggtggtggtggtgggtgaTGAAGCCCATCCCAGGCATCCGCCCATGCTACCCCTTTGTGGGAAATGCTCTCCTGTTGGAGCGAAATGGAGAAG GTTTTTTTAAACAGCTACAACAGTATGCTGATGAGTTCAGGAAAATGCCAATGTTCAAACTCTGGTTAGGTCCACTGCCTGTCACAGTATTGTTCCATCCTGATAGTGTGGAG GTTATTCTGAGCAGTtcaaagcatattaaaaaatcATTCCTGTACACATTTCTGCACCCATGGCTGGGGACTGGACTTTTGACAAG CACTGGAGACAAGTGGCGGTCACGGAGGAAGATGATAACTCCTACATTCCACTTTGCAATCTTAAATGACTTTCTTGAGGTTATGAATGAACAAGGGGGTATTTTGTTGGAGAAACTTGAGAAGCATGTTGACAAGGAACCATTTAATATCTTTACAGACATCACTCTGTGTGCACTTGATATTATCTGTG AAACTGCAATGGGCAAGAATCTGGGTGCTCAAGACAATAAGGATTCTGAGTATGTTCGTGCTGTCTACAG GATGAGTGATCTAATCCAACAGCGACAGAAGAGCCCTTGGCTTTGGCATGATCTTATGTATCTTCTGttcaaggaaggaagagagcatGAGCAGAATCTTAAGATTCTGCATGGTTTTACAGATACG GTAATTGCAGAAAAAGTTGCAGAACTTGAAAACACCAAGCTAACAAAACACGATACTGACGTGAACACTGAAGAAGAAAGTGGTTCCAAAAAGAGAGAAGCTTTCTTAGACATGCTGCTGAATGCCACAGATGATGAAGGGAAAAAACTCAGCTACAAGGACATTCGTGAAGAAGTGGATACTTTTATGTTTGAG ggtcaTGATACAACAGCAGCCGCTATGAACTGGGTCCTATACTTGCTTGGTCATCATCCTGAAGCCCAGAAGAAGGTTCACCAAGAACTGGATGAGGTGTTTG GCAACACAGAGCGTCCTGTTACAGTGGATGATTTGAAGAAACTTCGATACCTCGAGTGTGTTGTGAAAGAAGCCCTGAGGCTCTTCCCTTCAGTTCCCATGTTCGCCCGTTCCTTGCAAGAGGATTGCTATATTA gtgGATATAAGCTACCAAAAGGCACGAATGTCCTTGTCTTAACTTATGTGCTGCACAGAGATCCTGAGATCTTCCCTGAGCCAGATGAATTCAGGCCTGAGCGCTTCTTCCCTGAAAATAGCAAAGGAAGGCACCCATATGCTTATGTGCCCTTCTCTGCTGGCCCCAGGAACTGCATTG GCCAACGCTTTGcacaaatggaagagaaaactcTTCTAGCCCTCATCCTGCGGCGCTTTTGGGTGGACTGTTCTCAAAAGCCAGAAGAGCTTGGTCTGTCAGGAGAACTAATTCTTCGTCCAAATAATGGCATCTGGGTTCAACTGAAGAGGAGACCAAAAACTGTAacagaatga